A window of Magnetococcales bacterium genomic DNA:
GAAGGTCCCCGGTCCCTCTCCGCCTTTCGCCTGGGGCGGCTGCGTCAGGCCGTGGGGGAGCTTCTGCCCCCGGAAGGCGGCCTGACCGGCCGCTTCATCCACCTGCTGCGCCTGGAGAGGGGGCTCTCCCCGGAGGAGGAGGCGACGCTGAGCCGCCTGTTGCATTACGGTCCCCGCGAGGAGGCCTGCGAAGAGCCGGTCTCCTTCTCCCTTTGGGTCATGCCCCGTCCGGGAACCCGCTCCCCCTGGTCCACCAAGGCCACCGACATTCTGCAACGCTGCCACCTGCCGGTGGTGCGCATCGAACGGGGCAGTCGTTACGACTTCTCCGGGGTGGCCGACAGCGCCGAATTCCGTCGCGAGGTGGCCGGTTTGCTGCACGACCGCATGACCCAGGTCGTGTTGCACGCCCCGGACTCGTTGAGCGAGCTGCTGGACGAGCGTCCTCCGGGGGTGTTGCGGCGCATTCCGCTGATGATCCACGGGGTCAAGGCCCTCAAGGAGGCGGATCGGGCCATGGGGCTGGCCCTGGCCGCCGACGAGATCGACTATCTGGTGGAGCATTACCGCCGTCTGGGGCGGGATCCCACGGATGTGGAACTCATGATGTTCGCCCAGGCCAATTCGGAACATTGCCGCCACAAGGTTTTCAACGCCGCCTGGATCCTGGAGGGGGAGGAGCGGACGGAGACCCTCTTCGGCATGATCCGGCACACCGAGGCGGTTTCGGGTCAGGGCACCATTCTGGCCTATCGGGACAACGCGGCCATCGTGGAAGGGGGGGAGGGCCACTGGTTCCATCCCGACGCGCGGGAGGGGCGCTATGCCGAGGTGGCCGACACCCAGCACCTGATCATCAAGGTGGAGACCCACAACCATCCCACGGCTATCTCTCCCTATCCGGGGGCGGCCACGGGATCGGGAGGGGAGATCCGCGACGAGGGGGCTACCGGACGCGGCTCCACGCCCAAAGCGGGTTTGTGCGGGTTTTCGGTGTCCAACCTTTGTCTGCCCCAGGCCCACCGGCCCTGGGAGGGGGATTACGGCAAGCCGGACCGCATCGCCTCCGCTCTGGAGATCATGATCGAAGGCCCCATCGGCGCGGCGGCCTTCAACAACGAATTCGGGCGGCCCAACCTGCTGGGCTACTTCCGCACCCTGGAGGCCTGGGTGGGCGGCGAAATGCGCGGCTATCACAAGCCCATCATGATCGCCGGAGGCATCGGGGCCATCTCCTCCCACGGGTTGGAAAAACTCCCCCTGCCCGAGGGGGCGCTGATCATTCAACTGGGCGGCGCGGGTCTGTTGATCGGGCTGGGCGGGGGGGCCGCCTCCTCCAAAACCAGCGGATCCTCTTCCGAAGCCCTCGACTTCTCCTCGGTGCAGCGCGACAACGCCGAAATGCAGCGCCGCTGTCAGGAGGTGATCAACCGCTGCTGGCAGGCGGGGGAGACCAACCCCATCCTGTCGATCCACGACGTTGGCGCGGGCGGACTGGCCAACGCGGTGCCCGAACTGGTGCATGGCGGGGGCGTCGGGGCCCGGCTGGAGCTGCGGGATATCCCGGTGGACGACACCGGCATGTCGCCCATGGAGATCTGGTGCAACGAGTCCCAGGAACGCTATGTGCTGGCCATCACCCCGGAGCGACTTGGCGACTTCGAAAGGCTGTGCCGCCGGGAGCGCTGTCCCTTTCACGTCATCGGGACCGCCACCCGTGAAAAACGCCTGGTGCTGACGGATCGTCTGACCAAAACCCGCCCCATCGACATGGACCTGGAGATTCTGCTGGGCAAACCGCCGCGCATGACGCGCCGGGCCACCCACCGCAAGGTGCCCCTGCCGCCGGTGATCCTGGACGGCATCGAACTGGGCGAGGCCGTGCGCCGGGTGTTGCAACTGCCGTCGGTGGCGGCCAAACACTTCCTGATCACCATCGGGGACCGCAGTGTCACCGGTCTGGTCTCGCGGGATCAGATGGTGGGGCCCTGGCAGGTTCCGGTGGCGGATGCGGCGGTGACGGCCCGCGCCTATCGGGGATACGAGGGCGAGGCCATGGCCATGGGCGAACGCACCCCGGTGGCCCTGGTGGATGCAGCCGCTTCGGGGCGGCTGGCAGTGGGCGAGGCCTTGACCAATCTGGTGGCCGCGGACGTGACCGATCTGTCGCGGGTCAAACTCTCCGCCAACTGGATGGCCCCGGTGGGCCATCCGGGGGAGGACGCCAACCTGTTCGACACCGTTCGGGCGGTGGGAATGGAGTTGTGCCCCGCTTTGGGCATCGGCATTCCCGTGGGCAAGGACTCCCTCTCCATGAAAACCGTCTGGCAGGAGCAGGGGCGGGAGAGGTCGGTCACCGCGCCCCTCTCCCTCATCGTCTCGGCCTTCGCCCCGGTGCGGGATATCCGCCGCACTCTGACGCCCCAACTGCGCGTCGAGCCGGACTCCCTGCTGGTGCTGGTCGATCTGGGCATGGGACGCAACCGTCTCGGCGGTTCGGCCCTCTCCCAGGTACACGGTCTGGTGGGCGGCACCCCGCCGGATCTGGACGATCCCGGTCGTCTGAAGGCCTTCTTCGCCGGAGTGCGGCAACTGGCGCGGGAGGGATTGATCCGCAGTTATCACGACCGCTCCGACGGTGGCCTGCTGGCCACCCTCTGCGAAATGGCCTTCGCCGGTCACGCGGGTTTCCGCGTGGAGCTGGAACCCCTGGGAGCCAATCCCCTGGAGGTGCTTTTCGCCGAGGAACTGGGGGCGGTGCTGCAGATTCCCGCTTCCGCCTGGACCCGTGTGGCCAGGGTTCTTTCCGCAGCGGGGTCACTGCATCGCCTTGGCGCCCCGGAGGCCGGAGACCGGTTGCACTTCACCTGGAGGGGCGCGACGCTGCTGGACGAAGACCGGGTGGATCTGCAACGCCTCTGGATGGAGACGACCTGGCATCTGCAAAGCCTGCGGGATAACCCCGAGTGCGCCAGGGAAGAGTACGACGCCCTGCTGGACCGCGCCGACCCCGGTCTGTCGGCCCGGTTGAGCTTCGACCCCGCCGAGGATATCACCGCGCCGTTCATCGGCAGCGGGGTTCGTCCCAAAGTGGCCATTCTGCGCGAGCAGGGGGTCAACGGTCATGTGGAGATGGCGGCCGCTTTCGACCGGGCCGGGTTCGACGCGGTGGACTGCACCATGAGCGATGTACGGGACGGGGCCCGCGACCTGAGCCATTTTCAGGGCCTGGTCGCCTGCGGAGGCTTCTCCTTCGGCGATGTGCTGGGCGCGGGCGAGGGCTGGGCCAAATCGATCCTTTTCGACCCCCGGTTGCGGGAGCGTTTCCTGGACTTCTTCGCCCGTGGCGACACTTTTGCCCTGGGGGTGTGCAACGGCTGCCAGATGATGTCCAATCTGAAAGAGGTCATTCCCGGCGCCGCCGAGTGGCCCCGTTTCGTGCGCAACGTCTCCGAGCAGTTCGAAGCGCGGCTGGTCATGGTCGAGGTGCAGCCTACGCCGTCGATCTTTTTCCGGGACATGGCCGGCTCCCGTCTGCCCATCGTCTGCTCCCACGGCGAAGGACGGGCCGAATTCGCTTCCGACGGGGCGGACGAATCGTTGCGCCGGGCCGGGTTGGTGCCGTTGCGCTACGTGGACAACCACGGGCGGGAGGCGCGCCGTTATCCGGCCAATCCGAACGGCTCTCCGGGCGGACTGGCCGCCGTGACCAGCCCCGACGGGCGCGTCACCATCATGATGCCCCATCCGGAACGGGTGTTCCGCACCTGCCAGCTCTCCTGGCATCCGGAGGAGTGGGGCGAGGAGAGCCCCTGGTTGAGACTGTTCCGCAATGCCCGATCCTGGCTGAAATGAGAGGGAGCAAGACATGACGGACGATTTCGGGGAGGAGTTGGAGGAGACGGCCCTGCCGGAAGAAGAGCCGAAAGGGGCGGGTTCGAAGGCAATGGTGATCCGGCTCGTCATCCTGGTCGTGCTGGTGATCGTCCTGGGAGTCGGGGGCTATTTTCTCTACAAAAAGATGAAAGCTCCGGATCCGGCCAAGCTGGAACGGGCGGCGGCTCTGGAAAAGGCGGCCAAAAAGGATCCCTGGATCGATCTGATGGGGGATCTCCAGAAGCAGGGCAAGATTCTGGCTCCGGTCCCTGTCGAGGACAAGCCGTCGGGAGGCGGTCCCGAAGTCGGGGCCAATCGGCCCAAGGAGAATCCACTGATCTGGGTGGATGAGCTGAAGCTGGACAAATCCCCCCAGGATGAACGGGTTCTGTCGATCCACCTGATCAACCTCTCGCCCGAAACCCTGCAGGATGCTCTGGTGGAGTTCACCTTCCGCAACGCCCGCAAGGAGGTGGTGGCGAAGCGCGTGGTCAATCCGCTGGTGGTAACGGGGAGTTTCAACGGGGATCTGGTGCGTCCCCTGAACAGCGGCAAGGCGCGGCGTTTCCTGCTCAGCCTGCACGGCATTCCGGAAAACCTCACCGCGCTTCCGGAATGGAAGGTGGTGCGGCACGCCGCGACGCTTTCCACCGAGGCGCGTCCCGCCGGATCGGCGGAGGAGGGGGAGGAGGATCTCTCCTTCGGCAAGACGTCAGTGGCGGCGGCTCCGGCCCCGGCCAGACCGGCTGCGGGAAAAAGGGAGTCCAAACCCCCTTCGGCGGCGCATTGAGAGGGGGAGGACCATGAGACCGCCGACGCTGGTTCTGGCTTCGACCTCGATCTATCGCCGGCAGATGCTGGAACGGTTGCAGGTGGATTTTCTCACCGATGCGCCACCGGTTGCGGAGCATGCGGTTCCGGGGGAGACCCCCCTGGCGCTGGTGACGCGCCTGGCCCGGGAGAAGGCGGGCTCCCTGGCGGAAAAATACCCGAACGCCCTGATCATCGGCGGGGATCAGGTGGCCGCCCTGGGGGAGCGCATCCTGGGTAAGCCGGAATCCCCGGAGCAGGCCCGGGAGCAGCTTCGACAGGCTTCCGGACATGCCCTGGTCTTTCTCTCCGGGTTGTGTCTGTACAACAGCGCCAAAAGCGCCTGGCAAGTGGAGGTCGTGCCCTTTACGGTCCATTTCCGCTCCCTGGACGAGGCGACCATCGACCGTTATCTGCAGCGTGACCAGCCGTTCGATTGCGCCGGGAGTTTCCGCTCCGAGGGTTTGGGGGTGGCGCTGTGCGAGCGCATGGAAGGGGAGGATCCGACCTCGCTTCTGGGTTTGCCGCTCATCGCCTTGTGTCGCATGATGCGACACGAAGGCTATCCGATTCCATAAACTCAAGCTGAGGGAAACATGGCGCAGTCGACGACGCTGGGAGGGCCGGAGGGGGAACGTTTCGTTTCGGGGGAGTGGCTGCAGGCCAATCTGCAACGGGAGGATCTGCGCCTTGTTCAGGCGGGAGGGGAGTCCTACTATCCCCAACTGCACATTCCGGGGGCGGCGCTGATGATGCCGAGGGAGATCCTGACGGAGCGGGACGGCGTGCCGGGCATGCGGGAGAGGCCGGAGGTGCTGCGGGCTCTCTTCGGACGCCTGGGTATCCGCGAGGAGAGCCGGGTGGTGGTTTACGACGCGGCGGGCGGTCTGGATGCCAGCCGACTGGTATGGACCCTGGCTTCCATGGGTCATGAGCGGGCGGCGGTGCTGGATGGCGGCATGAACATCTGGTATACGGAGAAGCGTCCGGTAACGGGCGGCCCCGAGACCATTCCCCCGGTCGGGTTCACGCCTCGGGAGAACCCGGAACTTCTGGCTTCCATGGAGGAGGTTCTCCGGTTGGCGGAGCAGGGGGGGGAGACCCTTCTTCTCGATACCCGCAGTTCCGGGGAGTATACGGGAAACCTGATGCGGGGCCCCAGGGGCCATATTCCGGGAGCGCTTCATCTGGATTGGACGGAGTCCATGGTGGATGCCAAAAACCCGCGCCTGAAAAGCCGCGAGGCGTTGCTGGCGCGCCTGGCTCAGGTCGGGCTGAGGGAGGCTTCCCAGGAGGTGATTCTCTATTGTCAAACGGCGCACCGGGCCTCCCAAACCTGGGTATTGCTGCGCCATCTGGGATTTTCCCGTGTGAAGCTCTATGACGGCTCGATGGCCGAGTGGGTTCTGCGCCAATTACCGCTGATTGCCGGAGAGAGTCCTCGCTGAGAGGGTTTCGTCGTCCGGAGAGGGGAGTGACCGGTGTTCGATGCACTGAGTGAACGTCTGGAGACGGTATTCAAAAAGCTGCGGGGCATGGGCAGCCTGACGGAAGAGAACATTCGCGAGGCCATGCGCGAGGTGCGCATAGCCCTTCTGGAAGCGGACGTTCATCTGGAGGTGGTCAAGTCCTTCATCGCGGCGGTGCGCGAAAAGGCCGTTGGAGTGGAGGTGCTCAACTCCCTGACGCCGGGCCAGCAGGTGATCAAGATCGTTTACGACGAACTGGTCACCATCATGGGGGAGGCCAACGAACGGCTGAAACTGGCGGTTCAGCCCCCGGCGGTGATCATGATGGTGGGTCTTCAGGGTTCGGGCAAGACCACCACCTCGGGTAAGCTGGCCAAGCGCATGCTGCAACGGGAGAAGAAGCGCACCCTGCTGGCCTCGCTGGATGTCTACCGTCCGGCGGCCATGGAGCAGTTGCGCACGGTGGGTCGTCAGGCGGGCGTCGACGTTCTGCCCACCACCCCCCAGGAGAAACCGCGGGATATCGCGCTGCGAGCCCTGGACGCGGCGCGGAAAGGGGGGTTCGACTGCCTGATTCTCGATACCGCCGGGCGGTTGCATGTTGACGAGGCGCTGATGACCGAGCTGGTGACGGTCAAGGAGGCGGTCCATCCGGCGGAGATTCTGCTGGTGGCGGACTCTATGACCGGCCAGGATGCGGTGACGGTGTCGCAGCGTTTCAACAGCACCCTCGATCTCACCGGGGTGATTCTGACCAAGAGCGACGGCGACGCCCGGGGCGGCGCGGCGCTTTCCATCCGGCACGTCACGGGCAAGCCGATCAAGTTCCTGGGTACGGGCGAGGCCCTGGAGGCCCTGGAGCCCTTCCATCCGGATCGCATGGCCTCCCGCATTCTGGGCATGGGGGATGTGTTGACCCTGGTGGAAACCGCCATGGAGAAGGTGGATCTCCAGGAGGCGGCCAGGCTGCAGGAGAAGCTGGAGAAGACCGACTTCACCCTGGCCGACTTTCTCGACCAGATGCGCCAGATTCGCAAGATGGGTCCCATCGGGGATCTGGTCAAAATGATTCCCGGAGCCCGCAAGCTGCTCCAGGAGCGGCAGACCGACGTGGACGAGAA
This region includes:
- the maf gene encoding septum formation inhibitor Maf, with product MRPPTLVLASTSIYRRQMLERLQVDFLTDAPPVAEHAVPGETPLALVTRLAREKAGSLAEKYPNALIIGGDQVAALGERILGKPESPEQAREQLRQASGHALVFLSGLCLYNSAKSAWQVEVVPFTVHFRSLDEATIDRYLQRDQPFDCAGSFRSEGLGVALCERMEGEDPTSLLGLPLIALCRMMRHEGYPIP
- the purL gene encoding phosphoribosylformylglycinamidine synthase, with amino-acid sequence MSTDNRLFVLREGPRSLSAFRLGRLRQAVGELLPPEGGLTGRFIHLLRLERGLSPEEEATLSRLLHYGPREEACEEPVSFSLWVMPRPGTRSPWSTKATDILQRCHLPVVRIERGSRYDFSGVADSAEFRREVAGLLHDRMTQVVLHAPDSLSELLDERPPGVLRRIPLMIHGVKALKEADRAMGLALAADEIDYLVEHYRRLGRDPTDVELMMFAQANSEHCRHKVFNAAWILEGEERTETLFGMIRHTEAVSGQGTILAYRDNAAIVEGGEGHWFHPDAREGRYAEVADTQHLIIKVETHNHPTAISPYPGAATGSGGEIRDEGATGRGSTPKAGLCGFSVSNLCLPQAHRPWEGDYGKPDRIASALEIMIEGPIGAAAFNNEFGRPNLLGYFRTLEAWVGGEMRGYHKPIMIAGGIGAISSHGLEKLPLPEGALIIQLGGAGLLIGLGGGAASSKTSGSSSEALDFSSVQRDNAEMQRRCQEVINRCWQAGETNPILSIHDVGAGGLANAVPELVHGGGVGARLELRDIPVDDTGMSPMEIWCNESQERYVLAITPERLGDFERLCRRERCPFHVIGTATREKRLVLTDRLTKTRPIDMDLEILLGKPPRMTRRATHRKVPLPPVILDGIELGEAVRRVLQLPSVAAKHFLITIGDRSVTGLVSRDQMVGPWQVPVADAAVTARAYRGYEGEAMAMGERTPVALVDAAASGRLAVGEALTNLVAADVTDLSRVKLSANWMAPVGHPGEDANLFDTVRAVGMELCPALGIGIPVGKDSLSMKTVWQEQGRERSVTAPLSLIVSAFAPVRDIRRTLTPQLRVEPDSLLVLVDLGMGRNRLGGSALSQVHGLVGGTPPDLDDPGRLKAFFAGVRQLAREGLIRSYHDRSDGGLLATLCEMAFAGHAGFRVELEPLGANPLEVLFAEELGAVLQIPASAWTRVARVLSAAGSLHRLGAPEAGDRLHFTWRGATLLDEDRVDLQRLWMETTWHLQSLRDNPECAREEYDALLDRADPGLSARLSFDPAEDITAPFIGSGVRPKVAILREQGVNGHVEMAAAFDRAGFDAVDCTMSDVRDGARDLSHFQGLVACGGFSFGDVLGAGEGWAKSILFDPRLRERFLDFFARGDTFALGVCNGCQMMSNLKEVIPGAAEWPRFVRNVSEQFEARLVMVEVQPTPSIFFRDMAGSRLPIVCSHGEGRAEFASDGADESLRRAGLVPLRYVDNHGREARRYPANPNGSPGGLAAVTSPDGRVTIMMPHPERVFRTCQLSWHPEEWGEESPWLRLFRNARSWLK
- a CDS encoding sulfurtransferase; this translates as MAQSTTLGGPEGERFVSGEWLQANLQREDLRLVQAGGESYYPQLHIPGAALMMPREILTERDGVPGMRERPEVLRALFGRLGIREESRVVVYDAAGGLDASRLVWTLASMGHERAAVLDGGMNIWYTEKRPVTGGPETIPPVGFTPRENPELLASMEEVLRLAEQGGETLLLDTRSSGEYTGNLMRGPRGHIPGALHLDWTESMVDAKNPRLKSREALLARLAQVGLREASQEVILYCQTAHRASQTWVLLRHLGFSRVKLYDGSMAEWVLRQLPLIAGESPR
- the ffh gene encoding signal recognition particle protein, whose amino-acid sequence is MFDALSERLETVFKKLRGMGSLTEENIREAMREVRIALLEADVHLEVVKSFIAAVREKAVGVEVLNSLTPGQQVIKIVYDELVTIMGEANERLKLAVQPPAVIMMVGLQGSGKTTTSGKLAKRMLQREKKRTLLASLDVYRPAAMEQLRTVGRQAGVDVLPTTPQEKPRDIALRALDAARKGGFDCLILDTAGRLHVDEALMTELVTVKEAVHPAEILLVADSMTGQDAVTVSQRFNSTLDLTGVILTKSDGDARGGAALSIRHVTGKPIKFLGTGEALEALEPFHPDRMASRILGMGDVLTLVETAMEKVDLQEAARLQEKLEKTDFTLADFLDQMRQIRKMGPIGDLVKMIPGARKLLQERQTDVDEKQMKRVEAIILSMTPEERRRHQILNASRKKRIAKGSGTSVQEINQLLLQFAQTQKMMKRMTRLGPAGMKRGGLGALFGRGMR